GACTGGCATGATCTAACGAGCCTCCACCAGTAGTACCCGGGCCCGGTTCATCTTCGATAGAAAGGATCTGTTCTAGCTTGCTGTTAACGTGCCGCTCGTGTGTATATTTTGCTATCCAGATGATGAGCACCACCACGCACGAGCTCATCACCTCCTCGCGCTTCGAAACGCTCCGGATGACGGGTAGGTCGAGCTTCGGTTCGTACACCGAGGTGCTGTAATCGAACGACGGACAAAACACGGGCAGGTACTGTTCACGGAATTTGGTCAGCAAAAAGTTGAACGTTCGAATGTGCCGTTGGGGACTGTTGTCGCGCCATTTCAAACATCCGCACGACTGAACCATACAGTCGAGCAAAATTTCGAGACCGTCGCGCGGATCGGGTGCAGCCGTCCGTTCGCTCGAGCTCGGTGGAATGAGCGGTTGAATTTCCGGTGACTTTACCGGATGTGTGGCGGTTGTATCGTGAAACACTGAGCCACCGAGCTCTCCTTTTAGGTTCGGATGATTCAAAAGGTCTTGCGCGATGAATTCACTGTCGGACGGCATAGGACCGGTCGGTGGTGCATTTTTGCCTCGCTGCGGTACCGACAGTCCAGGTACCAGCTCGGTAAACATTCCATGCACGAAGGGTGGTGCATTGTCACCAAGTGCTTGATACCATAGGAGAAAGTATTTTACACCCTCACGTCGTAGCTTCACGCTGTTGCCGTAGTGCAGTAGCTTCGCAAGAATGCGTCCGAGCGAGTGACACTGCCATCGGCGCTGTACCAGTTCGGGAAGAAGGCATAGGATTTTGCTCAGCAGCCATAGTGATCCGTCCAATTCTTCGCGATGAGTTTTGTGTACTGTTTTTGGGATGGAAAAGGAGACACAAATTAGtataaataatcaatttaATGCATTAGATCAAACAAATCAGAACCAAATTCAGCTGAATACTTCTAGACTTCTATCGTTGTAGCAAAACAGGCTCAGAAGCTCAAACAATATTAAGTAAGGACATCAGATAATGAAGAAACGATAGCGATTACTATTCCTTGATGAAGATAACTTATTTAATGTTAGCTGTAGTACTTGTACAATTAATGATGATCCTAATGTACgtttgatggtaaagataTGACTTTAATGCTCTAAggagatttatttttgaatagaTTATAATAACGTGCAAAATTTACATGCAAACTTCAGATAGGAAATTTAGTTCATTAATTCTACTAAAGCCaacaaattaaagcaaaagcCATGTCAGCCATGTTAATAGTAGCGCATAGAACTCTGCCAACACAGTTCTTCGCCCACTTACCGATATGAAAGGATAGTTCTGGTGGTAGATAGAGAGAGTATCATGAtcgtattttgcttttttgtttgggtagAAATTTAGTTCGCAAATCACAGACATTGACCAAATATTTTTCAGGAAttgttgtgtgtttatatGATAGTGCAACATTTAACGTGCACGCAGACCGGGACGAGATTTTCATACACATTTCATACAAAGATTAAACCATATGATTAGCAAGAGTAGtatttttgtggtttgtgACAGCACAAAGAATAGAATATGAACGAAGGAATCAAGATATGGGGAACAGAGAACTgataaatttacataaaaccTATCCTCctgctacaacaaaaaaaacactcgtTGCTATGGTAGCAGCGTGGGATTTGAAATTCCACAAGAAATGCGCTTAATACGTTGACAGCTCCAAATTTGGAGAAGCAACCCGTGGGTGTTGGGCTTAAGTTGAGAGGGCTAAACTCGGGAGGGAATGTGGTCATGTAACCCTGGCCCTGGAACCAACACACTTACCGCGCTGCTTCAGATTCGCCTCGGCCTGCACAAACGTGTCGTAAAGGATGTAGTAGACGTGACTGTAGTTCGCTTCGAATAAATTTTTTGCCTCATCGCTGTCCACATGCTctgcaaaaaaaggtaaagaaacattaaaatagGCGAATTGTACccaccgatcgatcgaagttgatttttcttccaattagTACGCAAAGAGGACGATTGTAGCCGTGTTGCATATTAAATAGAGGCAATATACGCATCCAGCTGCACCAACTGGACGTTTCTTCGTATTCCTTCGTATTTGATGGTAACATTAGCAAGTATTGGGATCACTTCTTCACTGTGCGCCCACCAAACGATGATGATCAAACAATGGATAAACTtttcacaccacacacacgcataaacTCGGGCTCGTCTGCGTACGTCGCTGTGAACCACCATGAACTTGTAGTAAATGgattgtttacgttttttatCCCTCGTTCTCGCGATTTGTGCACTCTCGCAACCAGGTCGCCCTGCGCCCCAGCACACGCAAACCGATTTCTCATCACAGGACAGCAGCTGGTGTTGTAGTGTGTGCTCTCTTTTCTATTGCTTACTAGCTCGTCCGTTCGCTCTCGCGTTTCTGTCTCTGTGTTGGCCATCGACGTGCCCCCACTGCCGTACATCATTCCACCATCATGGCAAGCATGAAAATCTAATTGTTTGGCAACGTGTGCGTACGGTACGATGAAGCAATCCAACGATTGGTATGTACGTACTGCACTCCAAGAACGGGATAGAAGGGGTTCATGCGTTTCACCCCACTGCCCCGTGACTTCATCAGCAACAGCGACCATACAGCCCAAAGCTTACGTGTGtatgggtgggtgggtgagaGGCGATGGGAGGTTTGAAAACATCGCATACAGGTGTGATTCACGTCCACTTTCTTCCTTCCGCTGTTCCATCAACTTCCAGCGCCTACTGTGGCGACGTGTAACACCCAGCAACCATAGATATGTAAATTAACCAACAACATTCGCCGTGCTCAAGCCTACCCTACCGTGAGCCAGAGGGAATCTAACCAACCCAACACGTTTGCATTCTACCGAATCCTGAAAACTGGTAGATTTTGTTACAGATTTTCGCCCTCCCCACCAAGTCTTACCTAGTATCGTTTTCAGATGCCGTAGACGGGCAGCGGAATCTTTCTTGCTGTCTTGTATTTTTTGAGTCGACTTTTTCAAATCGATATTGGCCTTTTTGGTGAACATTTTGAACTTGCTACACCATTCACGATCCGACGAAAACGAATACGATCGTCACAATATActtgcgcgcacacacacgcactacacACTAAACACTAGTCACAATATAATGCACCCAACTAGGGCAGAGATTAGCACATCATCGCACTCAATTCCTGCTAGTAGGGCGaccgagaaaacaaaaacaaatcctcCATGGTAGTGGAAAAACGGGACACGGCCAACAGCTGCAGCGATGGTGTTGGGATTGTTTTACATTCGATGCATTGTAGGCAAACTGTAGAAGCGCGGAATACGGCTAGCAATACCGTGAATCTTAATTAGGTTAAAGCATCTGAAAACACGAATTCACGACGTACAcgaaacacacgcacgtacgGGAGCTACGTTGTTGCGGCCGAATtgcttttccaaaaattttgtgtgttagtTTCTCTTGGCTACATCATCGCGATGACGTGCGCTAGACTGGGTGGTTGATTACTTTACGTTTGCGGGTCCATGGACCATGtcatgtgtgagtgtttttttgtggggaatttttttaaagtttggtAAATTAAATCTTTTATCATGATTTTCCAATAAGCCGATTGACGAGCTATGACGAGCTTGTAAATAAATTGGTCTCGAAATCGGCCAAACGCAGGATGGTATaagggaaaaatatttacaaatgcCACAAAAATGGTGACCATTTGAGCAACCAGTGTTGAGTCGGGATTGCATAAACAAAACTTTCAGTTGCGTGATGCAGTGTAAACATTATCAGATGTTTCTGACCAATCTTCATCAATTTGTGCTCTTTCTCGCCTAAAAAACATGTTAAAGTTAATTGTATTACCAAAGACAAATGGaagatttttctcttctgcaCTCTACCTAACCGGTGATAAAGCACGAGAGCAGTTTGCTGTGCTAGTACCCTACCTCGACTTCAAGCACAAACTGGGTGATTTTGAACGATTGAAACGAAACGTGCGCCTACGAAGGTACCAGCAGCTAGATTGTGACAATCTTATACACCAATGGGAACTGTATCGAGAGGTGGAAAAGCGTAAAAAAGATATAGAACAGTACCGTATAGAGCTTCAGAAACGAATACAGCAGTCGAGTTGTGAGGAGGAACAAAAGCAACTCAAATCACGAGCCATTCTAGCACGCGATGATTTAAAAACGCTCAAAGAGCAAAGCTACAAAGTGGCCGACGCATTCATTGCCAACAGTTTCCTATCCATACCAAATGATCTTCACGAACGTACGCCGGAGCAAGAAAGTAAATGTACGTACGAAAAACCAGCACCAGCCGGGATGAATCGTTCCACAGACGTTGATCTACTGCAGGAACAGCTGGAAGACTTTGGTCCATCCCACCTCTATATGACAGGAGACGCGGCCTGGATGGACCTACGACTACCGATGCATTGTTGTGAAACGTTCAGGCAGAATAATTGCATCCTGTTCTGCAATCCCGACTTTGTGCGCAGTTTTCTCGTTGAGGCGGCCATGATCGACAAGGATTCGTTGTATCTTGTACGGGAAGACGATGAACCAGAGGATAAGGTGAACCTATTGCATCTATGTGGCGGAGGCTCGCTTCTAAGCTTTCTCGGATACTTTACCAAACTGTCGGTGTTTCCTTCGGCTCTGCCTTTGCGATTAGTTGCCAGCGGTAAGCGTTACCATTTCCAGCGGGCTCAATCGAATGAGGTGCACGTATTTGGGGCCTGCAAAACAGCTCAGGAAGCGGAACAAATGTTTGACGAGATGGTGCAGAACTACAAACGATTCTACGATCCGCTTCCTATCGGCTATCGGATTGTACAGGTAGCGGCACCCGATCTTCGACCAATCGAATCGATGCGCGTCGATGTGGAAgttttcgatggccggaagGAGAGCTACGTAAAGGTGGCGGAGCTAGGGTATTATACGGATTTTCTCAGCAAACGAATTGCGTTCATTTACCACGAAGGGAAAGTACAACACTTTCCGCACGTGGTAGCAGGCACTGTGTTGAGCTCGGTAGAGTTGATCAAGTTGTTTCTAAGCAACGGTATAACGCTGGCCGATTTGCCAATGATAAACACATtcgcaaaataataaattggtTCTTAGCCATTATTCCAAACCATTGCATTGGATAGAAATGTAATTGATTcgcgttttttcttttactcttAACACTATACAATTGATATTGAAAATGtaatattgaaaaactttaACACTCAACAAGGTAAAGATACATACTACCCAACAAAACATTACGCGCATCGTTAAGTGTTAACCGTAAAGCAATTTCCGATCCATTTCATTTGCTGTTTAACCCACACCTCCTCCGTTCACTTACACACCGTACTGATATGGTTCTAGTATAGTTGGCAAAACACCGGGAAGACCTTCCGCTGTCCACGTTTGAACAGTATTGTTTGCcgttagcagcagcagatgttGATACCTCGAAAACAGGgcgctacaaaaaaaatgggaaaaaattgCCATGTCAATGAAAGTCATTTAGCCTTCTTTTCAATGTCCAAAAATACACCCTTACTTCTATAACCGCCTACCTGTGTAGGTGATACACTTTATATGGGAGTTAGCATTTTACCAGATATGAAAGTCAATAACTCTTCATATTTGTGtgaaatatataaatttaaaacattaaatacgcatcaaatataaattgaaaattaaattaaaaaatgttctTCTACGCATTCCAGATGTTTAAATTTCATATCTTCAtgctattaaatatttttgaaaaataaaaacacaaaacataccCAGGCAGGTGGTCattgaaaaaaagtttaaatattaaaatggtttctttttcttctcaaccTACCACTTGACACCATCCGGCTCGACGTTAACTTCCCGCAGCAGTGCAAGATTCCAGCTTGAGTAAAACCGTACTATACCACTCTCAAGTGCAACCACGATACAATTCACACCGCAGCCTTCCTTGATCGAAGAGTACGTTATCGCTTGTATAGGACTTTCGACGAACACGTGTTCCACGTACTGCGCGTTCACTGTGTACAGGCGCAACTGATCGCGTCGATTCGTGTCCATCGTGATGTTCACATAATCCGCGTTGTAATTTTCCGTCACCTCAAAACTATCGTCCTCCTCCACCAGGGTGGCACTACTCCACGATTGTTGTCCAATTCCGCCAGCCGAGCGATCACGACCGGCCATGCTGCTGTTGGCCGAATGTACCAGCACAATGTCACCCAACGTTGGACTGATGGCAATTTGGCTTATCCTCGAGTGGAGCATATTGACCGGTCGTGGTATTTCGCGCACGTACATTAAACTGTTCATATCCCAAATGGCAGCACAACCGTCGACGGACACGCTTACCACAATCTTGTACTCCATCGATACGCGAATCGCACTGATCGGTGCACGATGCTTGATCAGTTGAATCGGATACGTCCAATCCATCTGATCATCGTGCGGTAGTCGTtgttcttgctgttgctgctgctgttcgtctGGGTCCATTTCTAACCGTCGTCGGAGATTGGCACTCTTCCGATCGATCCAGCGTCGGAACGAGCTTGATCGCGAACGTGACATCATGGTAACGGCCGGTTGcatgttttgattaaaaaaagaaacacgtcTTCGGCGTGACCGCTGCTGAAACACCACAATACGCCCGGAACGGTGCCCAAAAAAGATACTCGTACAGTGCGGATCTGTACCGCACGCCGTGATGGGATCGTACGCGTTGCTACTGCCGCCATAAAATAGTTCTCTAGATCGTTCGGCGACAGGCGCTCCACTTATGCTACTACTGTCCTGGAGTGCCCGTATCCTTAACCGATCGTCCATTTCACCCCAACTAATGGTGTAGTGTTTCTTCGCCCCGGTCGTCTGTGTTGTCGCACAAAACACGTTCATCTTTTCCGGCAACACAAAAATTTTCTGTCCATCGAGAGTGACTAGCGAAGTTGGTGGTAAAGTGGGTCTTTCGCCCAACAATTctttggatgatttttccCACACATCCACAAGCTTCGGATCGGAAAGGATGGGACTGCCGCAATAAAGTCCCCACCGCAGTCCAACGACACTTTCCAACACTTTGGGCGGATTCGCGGTTAGAGGATTCATGGCCGGCGGTGGATGAGCCGTATCAAACAGACGGCGAGGCATCTGGCCGTACGTTTTGACCATCGTTTCCAGTGCTAGCTTCATAACCGGATCGTCTATATCAGAAGCCGTGAAATCGCAATATGTTGCAGGATGAAACACGTTGATCGCATCGATCGCTGCCTGGCCCGTTTGCTTGTAGCCGAAAATTAAATCGATCCAATGGCTAAGCTGACGGCGTACAATGTTCGCCTCCAGTGCTTGCCGATGGATCAGCACAAATAGGCGTGCGGAACCGTTCGACCAGGGCGGTAATTCGACGTGATTAACCGGCTCGCCGGATTGTCGCGTTCCGAAATCGAAACTTTCCTGATTTTCGAGAAATTCGGGGAAGGTAAAAAATTCCGGTATCAGCTCCTTCACATCCGTTGGCGAATCTTTGCTCGCCAGATTCCACGTCGTTTGCAGCGAATGAAACGTTCGATCCGGTATATCGAAGCTATCGTCTTGATACTGCAAAAAGAGCGAAGTAAAGGGAAGCACACGCACCAAAAAGTGTAGTACCGTGCCGGAGTTGGAATAGTGTGAACTGTAATGGTATGGTTGAAGCTTTCGCCTTCCATTAGGTTCGCCACTCTCTTCCGCCTGGCGCAAGTGATTGTAATTGTTGATGTAATGCTTTTCCAGTTCACGGTGTTGTACGGCGATCGGTTTTTCTAGAACACGGAAACTACGCTCCGCCAGCAGATCGAGCGTCCTGGTATCGTAGTTGGCCAATACCCAGGGAAACACGGGATATTGCATGAGATCGTGAAACGTTCGGCCGGAAATTTGATTTAGTAGCATCAGATACTCCCAGTTCGAGAGGGACCCCTCGCGCCATTGCTGTGTGTACTGATCGAGTTCCTGCCGACCGCAACGTACCACAAGATCGTggaaaaatccttcaaatGTGTCCCGTTCGCTTGGATCACGGGCAAATACGATAAAGAGCGATTTACCACACTTGAGAAATACCTCCACTGCGGACTCTTGATGTTCGTATCGTTTGGTCCATATTTTGGTAATGTCATGAAGATCGTATATTTCCAGCTCGCCCGTTTCGTACGGTTTCAGCACCAGTTCCGTGCTCGTTATGATACATTCACACTCTAGCTCTTGACTGGGGGAAGTTTTGCGCACTGTAAACGAGTACAGTACCTGATCCTCGACCGAATACTCATGCCGATAGTCGTTCGAAAACAGATACGCCAGTAGCGGCGGTTGTTCACGTGCATTTTCCTTTTCGGTACTGTTTTCGGGCAGTGCTTCCTTCATCAAAAATCGCCTATCTAT
This genomic window from Anopheles maculipalpis chromosome 2RL, idAnoMacuDA_375_x, whole genome shotgun sequence contains:
- the LOC126558100 gene encoding serine--tRNA synthetase-like protein Slimp codes for the protein MLKLIVLPKTNGRFFSSALYLTGDKAREQFAVLVPYLDFKHKLGDFERLKRNVRLRRYQQLDCDNLIHQWELYREVEKRKKDIEQYRIELQKRIQQSSCEEEQKQLKSRAILARDDLKTLKEQSYKVADAFIANSFLSIPNDLHERTPEQESKCTYEKPAPAGMNRSTDVDLLQEQLEDFGPSHLYMTGDAAWMDLRLPMHCCETFRQNNCILFCNPDFVRSFLVEAAMIDKDSLYLVREDDEPEDKVNLLHLCGGGSLLSFLGYFTKLSVFPSALPLRLVASGKRYHFQRAQSNEVHVFGACKTAQEAEQMFDEMVQNYKRFYDPLPIGYRIVQVAAPDLRPIESMRVDVEVFDGRKESYVKVAELGYYTDFLSKRIAFIYHEGKVQHFPHVVAGTVLSSVELIKLFLSNGITLADLPMINTFAK